The genomic region AGTAGTTCATAACTGTTTGAATGTCTTTAACTGTTGGTGTTTATCCAACGGTTTGTCACTTAATGTTAGTAAATGTTCTGTCATCTCGTTTACGCGAAAAAAGTCACCGATTACTTTTAACTAGAAGCTTTGTGACTCTGATCTTACTCGCTGTGATGTTATACGTGATATTGCGTGCACAGAACTCCTGTGCACAGAAATAGGAAATATGAACCTTATTGCTCAGGTCGGGCGTGAGGAGGCCTATAAACCAACGATTGGAAGCTTTAGTTTCCACCAGCTAACCAATGACAACGGCATCCGTCTCATAAACTAGGCACTcatattcccaaatagaccacgttcTTATAtacggaaggcacttctcgggCATCATCGACGTACGAACATACAAgggcgcaaacgtcgactcAGACCATTTCTAGCTCATGGTGAAGTTTCGGCAAAAGCTCTGCGCTGTACACACACTGCTTCCCGGCCTACCCCACGCCTAAATATGGATCAGAGCTCGAGTAAGCGCTACCGGACGACAACGCGACCGTCACAAAGTTCCTTGATGACCACTGGCGTATGGTGGAGAGAATCTTCAGCAACACGGCCGAGCAGACACTAGTCCATTACCCACAAAATCGGAATAAGgagtggttcgatgacgagtTCATGCGGGCGAATGCTACAGCGCGAAACCCGTTagaacgtggaacactacaaacgactgaggacacagcaaacGCGGCTcttcgaggagtcggatgaacaactAATGGAGCAGCTATCTCTGTCGGGGGAAACTCACCAGTGCTACAGGATGTTGATGAAGACACGGGGCGGCTTCACGGCAAACGTCACAATCTGTCGAGAAGCGCCGGGCAACATTCTCACGGACGAGCGATAGGTTGTCGTAAGGTGGAACTGTTACTTCAACGGACATCTCAACGAAGCAGAATTATTCGAGTTCAATAGCAGCGCAGGTGGAATCGAGAAGCTTATTAAccaggaggtagatgacgatgggctcccaccatccttggatgaagtcactagtgccatcaagcagctgaaacagaccaaagcagctggcagcaATGGGGtggtggcagaactattcaagatgggttcggtagagcttgcTGTCAGTATTcaccagctaattgtgaaaGTCTGGGAGCAGGAAATGATATCTGAAGACTGGAAACTGGGTGTTATCCACCCAGTTACAtacaagaagggtgacagaatggactgtgccaactttcgagGCATCACAGTCCTCAATGCTGCCTACAAAatcccagatactcttctgcaCACTCGTAccccttgctacagatttcctCGGGagctaccaagctgggtttgttgtaggcaaatccaccaccgaccaaaTCTTCACTCTAcgcagatcctccagaagtgccgaGAGCATCAAAACCAGATGCACCACCTCTTCATTCCATAGACGATACTATAGACAGGAAAGAACGATGGAGCACCATGCGGCATCACAGCTTTCCCGAGAAGCTGGTACGGATGCTAGAGGCCACAAtttttttggacgagggttcaCGAAGGCCTTGGCCCCGAGGAGCCACGACCAACATTACTCCCTCCTCTTGCCTTTCACCTTCCGTCACGCTATGCACCTGCACGGTAGAAGCAATGACGGAAGAGGCATCTGTCCCTAGGTTAAAATCTCAgtttacggacgctgtggcacgcaactaactcctgaagggtgaaagcgcgtgtctccaaaggtctaacaggtactaccctgactaccaggggctatttcccaagcctaaGGCGACGGACTCGGTGCAgtgcaacttaagcggctcagaagatcgatccgacagctgacttaCCTGACACCaatacctcctaaaaacccgTAAATGGGACTTGCACTCAGGTTTACACCTCTGATCTGCGATCTTATGGCCCGCAAAATCGAGCTCCTGCTCGATCTACGTGCCGTCCCCCGTTCTGCACCCGCTGGAGCTTCCTTTGGCCTGGCTGGTCTTGTGCCAGGCCCTTGACAGGCCGGTTTCTGGTTTGACGAGACAAGTGTCGCATAGGTACCACCTTGGTGGGCAGCTCACCGGTGCATCCCTCATCGACGTATGGCAAGTCGCCCCATAGACCTTTCCGTCACCTTCCTACTGTGCGCTTTCACGCCTGAACTTACGTGCCCGACTGTGCCACGAGTGTCGTtcgttctgctgctggtcaTGACTTTCGATGGTTGGCGAGTCCATCCTACTCGCCCGCCAGCAACCCCAGGAGAAGCACCACCAACTCCTTCGTATCCGAACGTCCACTCGCGGCCTGCGCATCGGTCTCAGTCCTGCGCCCCGGGAGGCGGCAGAGCACATCGTGACTTCGACCTTTGCGACTTTTCGTGAAACTTCCAGGAGAGTGAATCCCTTCCGAATCACTCCCTACGTCTTCGCGGTCCTGTCCGCTGACATAGAGTCCATCCTAACCTCCCTCACTCGGAGAGGCTCAACAGACCAGAGGGCTAGATATCTAAAACCAGGATTAAAGACACCTTACAAGGCCCAttccgtctgcggcacactaccatAACCCCGGCCCAACGGGGTCATCACTCTGATAGTGTACGGGAGGGCGGATATCCCTCCCACCCAGATCTCTGTTCGTAACCCCTGTTTCCAGGGGGTCCAGTGgcgccacgaggaggccagtattccaggcgttcacgccgtcacaccgtttgaccggaGTGACCCCGCAATGACTGCGAGCCCCTAGAGGCCACAATGAAGGGGGTGCTGTttaaggtgaggatttcgaacatgccgttcgaatctcaccggggtctgaggcaaggtgatggataggcttcgcggatgacatcggcatcatcgggcggaacacaaGGACActgtgcgaggcgtacacccgacttaaacgcgaggccgcaaggattggattaATTAccaatgcgacgaaaacatagtacctgctcgtcggtGGTTCTGACAGGGAGAGAGTCAGGCTGGGGAGGAGTGTATCAGTAGACGGCGACGAAtttgaggtagtagaggagtttcGCTACCTCGGCATTGTCGTAACTTCGGACAACAAAGTGAGCTGggaaatccggaggcgcataGTTAAGGGaaatcgtgcctactatgggCTCCACAAACTCCTTAGGTCGAGACAgtgcgtgtggaggagaaggatgaacCACAAGCCAACTGCGCTATATGGCGAACCATCCTGATGGCGCTGGATTCGTTGGTTCGagcatgtcatgaggatgtCGGACTCATACCCCACCAATAAGATGCTCACCAGCGACCTGCCCGCTCAAGACGACGCTCAAACAGCTtggtggatggaccaagtggtCAGAACCAGCGGGACATCGGGTACGACCGGGGATGGAgagctgcagccatggaccgagctacctggagaacgattggtgaccCAGCCATGAAAGCGTGACCTACTCAACTGTGAGCGGGCAAAAAAACCGAagatttaatttcattcgtAAGTAAATCCACAAACTCGTCACGCATTTTAGAATACATGcagttttttgaaaaataataacaataataacaactaataacattaaaatttgaaaaaacttgGACAAAAAGTACGAGGCCCTCGAAAGCATAGACCCAAGCAGCcgcttagtttgcttacccCGTACAAATGCACATACTGAAGAATTTCAAGCCGCCGAGCTTACGGCAAAGGTCAGAGAACACAAACGTTATCatgaaattgttattttttaaagagtTAGGCACATTATTGCACATAAAACTAAATTATGTCATTCTTACTATTTTTAAGAATATACAGTAGATATCCGACATACGCGGTACTCGacatacgcggattcggagatacgcggttttcaaaatttaacagtagattgggtttattacatcgaattaaattttttgaaatgtagaaccacacgaataaatatgtaaattacaaaTTTGAATAACTTCGAGCCCAGGTAAGCATCGTTCAACTGCTTCTGTATCACTGTTCAAccgtaagtaaacatttgacgtccAACTGAAATATTGTTGCCTATCTGTGCATGAtccaaacgtaaatgaataaagtaCAATCGCAATGAAACatgtcaactattttttatggccgtggctaaggcctctcgaccaacatttacactacgacggtcaaaatcgctacgctactatgccgtgtggacgcggggtAATAAGGGtattatccgcgtaagtcggatTCTGAGTGTATAACACaccgaaatgaagaaaatttgtttcagGAATGCAagtaaaacgataaaaataaaatatctctaaaaaaaaatagtaaaacctATTTGGAAATCACTTTTATAAACGAGAAGAGTCTAAATGCCCTTATTACATTGTTTAGGTAAAATGGCCAACATAATTTAATATGAGATGAATCTCCATCAGTTTGCCGAAATGAACGGATCtcgatgaaaagaaaagtaaaacacttTACCAGAGCTGTTGCatttcaaacagttttcctGGAGGGGTTTTCCAGACAGCAAAACGTTTGCAGGTTCCAAGGAATTACAAATAAAACCACTCGTACGCATCACTTGGTAGATCGACGCCATTTAGTGGACAGTACCCATACGCCAGTTTATAGAGTGTGTTGAATTGTGACTAGTGGTTATTTGTAACCACAATGAAAGCATAAGCTGCGTCATGGTTACTCTAAATTGTATAATTAATTCCATCTGAAAACCACGCACAATCGGAAACGGTGAAACCAGTGTGTTTCTGTGTTTATGGTAGCCATATGACGCatagttgggaaatctaaagcgagttaacactagaatacattgctttggaaacttgcccgaatgctttttgggggtcattttgacccctattttgaaaacgctataacttcactatttttgaagatttttcaaatccgtaaactgttacgttttagtatatttattgactatcttttggcgtttttaattttttgatatACCACTTCACCAtttcgctagctcggtgtatagcaaaaaagatcgTTATGAGtcgaattttaatccttttcaactttaaTTCTTTGAAAACGTATCATGTAAATtccaaaaaaaagtgtgcgctatgatgttgatatattacgccacctttgaaaaataacttcatatttttaacttaacaaataacgccacaaattgatcttgaagatgtggattttaacattttccataggaagtttccgttctgcgctttgttcggttattccgtacgcgagcgtttcgaagcgttatgcgcgatgcgttactatgggaattggcgttatttttaatctttgtgGCCAATTTATGGAGTCATTTTTAATGGCAAAAAtaccaatttatttttgaaatgttgctcaacatactagctttctagcgcacactttttttctagatTGACATCaaagattttgaatgaataaaagttgaaaaaaacgcaatttcgaccttttttgctatacaccgagctagcggaattatgaagaaattcatcgtaaaagcaaaaacgtcaaaagatagttaacaaatatactaaaaagtaccAGTTTACGGAttggaaaaattttcaaaaatagtgaagttatagcgttttacaagtaggggtcaaaatgacccctaaaaagcattctaggtatagtcacgttggttctcggaactggtcaaacagaaaaatctgaaatttttgtttaagatatagctttggattttaagaaaagccttatttttttttgtaaaaatattcagccgttttcgagatattaaaatcgaaaactgcgttggggtcaaaatgaccccagtttggattctagtgttaaaaacCATACTACCCCCTTCTgactgatttttttccttgttcTATGAATGCTAGAAATAATGGTAGTTTAATTATCTCGCATAATCCCTGGGTGAGCAATCGAGTGCGTTACAGTACCCCCTTCCGTGGTTTTCCTAACTTCATACCGTCTTCCATTTGCTAGTCCGGTCAAAAGTTAATTGTGAGCGACAGGCTGGATACAAACTGTTTCCTAGATTTGGCCAACAAATTCCCAAATCCACTAATATACGGTTCATCTAAAATAAACTGTGAAACAAAATCTATCGTAAAGTGGATGTGTGCAGCCAACGGGATGAAGGGGATCTCCGTAAAACTCATGTTCCTACAAGCTGTTAATTGGGGGTTTGCTAGGGATTTTTGCGAAAACTTTACCTACAGTAAAGGATGGCAATATGAGGATTTGACAATTTACCTTAGGCGGGGTGAATGAACAGACCGaactaattaaaattaacGTTGAATGAAATTATCTATTCCGATTAGTTTTCTGTCATTGTATCATTACATTCTGATCGACACGTTAAGAAATCTACattaacacatgtttttaagcacgacatttgttttattaatgaAAGGACAACCCCGTAGAGTGACTTCCTCTCCTCCTGGATAGAAACCTGtcatactcggggtccacactacagcgcgacgtcgcctgacaggagctgaactccatataaaaaaaccttgcgtgatgtcgcgcgaatcgcgatatgttttttttgcatggagttcagcgcctgtcaagcgacgtcgcgttacgcgacggtgcagtctagAAAGCGTgatactcggggtccacactacaacgcgacgtcccgtcccgaaacgggacgtcgcctgacaggcggctgaactccatataaaaaaaaatgtcgcacaaaacgcgctagtgtagaaacagcgaaacacGCGgcgtcgcgctagctcttgtcaaatgtcaattcgaaacgtaaacaaaccgacagctggacaaaacgtaaacaagccgaaacacaaacgcgtaCAAAACAAGCAATTTTGTCCACGAAACATctgatttttcgttgtactacttatttctagccttcaaaaatgtaattcagttttgaaactccgttttaattgatatttttaccaaagttttttcgggcgccgaaacgtaaacaaactgctcttcaacaagtaggagatgacggagtaatatatacctcctacggtggggcaaaatatcgtcgttgtttgtttatgtttgttttctcagtgaattttaaatgtagaagcgccaaactcactcagggtgcataaaatacgtagctaaacaaatatcatgcattactacgtcaaaattcaacaaaaaattttaaccgagtttgcgccccaatgtgatacatatttccacgtactcccctacctctgtcgcgctttgcttgcgcgattgttctgccgaaactgggctacttttgaaacgggacgtcgcgctgcagtgtggaccccgagtggcaagtagctactCGCCACTTGCTACTTGCTAGGTCCTGATTCGCACGGGGTAGGTACCCggcaacttgccacttgccgacgtgcgaatcagccttTACAGAGCCTAACTATATAAACTATTCATATATGCATTGTCAATTGAAGAAAGGATTGGTATACTTGTGGAATGCTATCCAATTTATAACTTAAACGTACAGAAATGTAAAATGCTGAAAAGTCAAGCAGCTGTCAAATATTATCCCATAAAAATGGACCTCTCACTGACATAACCCTTGAGCTGTCAATTTTTGGCGCACAAATAGCATTGTTTTGGCATCAAGTTTGAATCGTTTTGTGTATCGGCCGAATCATGATCATTTTGTCATAAATTGTTTATTGGaattgtataaaattcatgtggAATCCTTCCAATGAGGTTAACTATTGTTACGTAAAATGTTGTTAAAGTGCAATCTGGAAGACGTTCCAAGGATGCAACGTATTGGTTCTTACGACAGGGTGGAGAAAATTGGTGAAGGAACATACGGGGTAGTTTACAAAGCGAAGGACATTCACAGTCAGAAATATGTTGCCCTCAAACGAATTCGTCTGGACAGGTACAAGATACAATTGTTTTTTCTCAGTCGGTAGTGGaccatatattttaaaaatgttcatttattttagcGAATCCGAGGGGGTTCCGTCGACAGCAATACGGGAGATTTCGTTGCTGAAAGACCTGAAGTATCACACGATTGTAGAACTCTTCGACGTGGCTGTCATCGATACAAGCATTTACATGATATTTGAATATTTGGATATGGATCTTAAGAAAATGCTAGATCGCCACAAAAACTGCTTTACACCGATGTTGGTCAAAAGCTACATGCATCAAATGTTGGATGCAATTGCTTTCTGTCATCTCAATCGTATACTGCACCGGGATCTCAAACCGCAGAATTTGCTAGTCGACCGCGAGGGCCACCTTAAACTAGCAGACTTTGGGCTGGCACGCGCTGTAAACTTACCGATGCAAATCTACACACACGAAGTTATCACACTGTGGTATCGTGCTCCTGAAATACTGCTCGGTACCAAATTTTACTGCATCGGTGTCGACACTTGGAGTTTGGGATGCATCTTTGCCGAAATGATTCTTAAGCGTCCACTTTTTCCTGGAGACAGTGAGATTGACCAACTCTATAAAATTTTCCGCCAAATGGGAACACCAAACGAGCACAGCTGGCCTGGCGTTTCGAAGCTGGCAGACTATAAACAATCATTTCCGCACTGGGAACAGCAACCCCTACCGACGGAATTGCAGCATGACTTTGAGGCGAATACCCTATTCTGTGAGTTGATGGTTTATGACCCAGCGAGACGCCTATCACCGAAGAATGCCATGAGCCACCCGTATTTTGATAATGTTGGTCTCGTCCGACCCGAAATGTAATGTTTCATGGTTTCGCCGAAAACCGGTGCTCAAATGTCATATACAAAGTGGGCCATATTTTTCGATCTCGATACATATGTGTTTTGTTCAACACACGCGTGTATGACATGTTCAATTTAAGATTTCATCTTCGAAACAATTTGCTGTTCATTAGAAAAACATGTAACCACAAATTCAACTTATTTACTTGGCTGCCATTGACCATTGGCCATTGAGTTgcatgtttattttccaatctAATGTATCGTAAACAGGCTGTTCCGCCTGGAACTATTCTAAACATATGGGAAGCAACTGGAGCATCCGTTAATTATGGTGCATTTCATagtaaataacataaaacatattttattaacaCCCCATCAACACTGTTTCTAAGCTTGCTCAAATTTCGTAATAAACTCAAACAGCCGTTAAGATCTAACTACATTCATCTGATTTTAAGACAAGATGATGaaccaaacgaaagaaaatagaaGTATGGGAAATTAACacaaacgatagaaaataatgaaatattaGTATAAGCCGTATTATGCGATAAGAAATTGAACGTATTGTGATTTGCATCTGGAGTATTTTTTGTAGATGAGCAAGCTCATTTCACGAACGAACCCTCTTTCACTCTGATGATAAATCTAGTGCATTCACCACATCGCAAGATCTATATGTTATAAGTACAAGTCTCCCAAGCATGAACTTTAATTTAGTTAACAAAAAGGAATACTTATAGGCGAATACTGACAAacgttaaattattttaatcaacaaattctaatttatttgctcttaaaaaggaaacaaacacaatttgtGCTCACATGAATCACGAAACATGAGATCGTATTGGAAATCGACGAAAGCCTTTATACACCTAAGTATTGTTCTTACTACCACTAAATAATACAGATCTGTACACAGCTATCAGTCAGTGTAATTGCAGTACTTTTTAATCCACCTCCTCAACCGTGGGTCCAGAGCGTCCACCGAAGCCTCCTGCCTGTTGGCCACAACTGCTCGGTGCCGGCCCAGCACCCGACTGTTGGTGTAGCTTCGTCATGATAGGACTGCAGGCGCGCGTCAACTCCTGCATCTTGTGCTCGAACTCCTCCTTCTCGGCCATGGTGTTGCCGTCGATCCAACGCAGCGTCTCGTCGCACCGGTCCTGCACGGTTTTGCGGTCGCTTTCGCTTAGCTTCGATCCGGCCGATTCCAGCGATTGTTTCAGATTGAAGCAGTACGCCTCAAGCTGGTTGCGGGCAGCGACACGCTCTCGTTGCTTTTCGTCCTCCTCGCGGAACTTCTCCGCCTCGGCCAGCATGCGATCGATGTCGGCCTGCGACAGTCGACCCTTGTCGTTCTTGATCGTTATCGTTTTCTCCTTGCCGGTGCTCTTTTCCTTCGCCGACACGTTCAGGATGCCGTTGGCGTCCAAGTCAAAAGTCACTTCAATCTGCGGTACTCCACGTGGCGCTGGTGGAATGCCGGACAGATCGAACTGACCCAGCAGGTTGTTGTCCTTCGTCATCGCTCGTTCGCCCTCGAACACCTGGATCGACACTCCCGGCTGATTGTCCGCGTAGGTGGAGAAGGTCTGCGTCTGCTTGCAGGGAATGCGTGAGTTGCGTTCGATCAACTTCGTCATAACGCCTCCGGCCGTTTCGATTCCCAGCGACAGCGGAGCCACATCCACCAACAGCACATCCTGGATCTTCTCATCCTTGTCCCCACTCAGAATGGCCGCCTGCACCGCTGCACCATAAGCCACCGCCTCGTCGGGATTGATGGACAGGTTCAACGACTTGCCACAGAAGAAGTTCTGCAACAACGATTGCACCTTCGGGATGCGGGTCGAACCACCGACCAGGACGATATCGTGGATGGAGCTCTTGTCCATCTTGGCGTCCGAAAGGGCTTTCTCCaccggttgcaaagttgaacgGAACAGATCCGAGCACAGTTCCTCGAAGCGCGCACGGCTGATCTTGGTGTAATAGTCGATTCCATCCATCAGGGCGTCAATCTCAATCGTGGCCTCCGTGCTGGAAGACAGGGTGCGCTTGGCTCGCTCGCAGGCCGTTCTCAGGCGACGAAGGGCCCTGGCGTTCCTCGATAGGTCCTTCTTGTGCTTCCGCTTGAACTCTTCGACGAAGTGGGCCACCATCCGGTTGTCGAAGTCTTCGCCGCCCAGATGAGTATCTCCAGCAGTGGCGCGCACCTCGAACAGCGATCCCTCGTCAATGGTCAGGATGGACACGTCGAACGTTCCTCCGCCCAGGTCGAAGATTAACACGTTGCGCTCTCCCTTCAGATTCTTGTCCAAACCGTACGCCAAGGCGGCGGCCGTCGGTTCGTTGATGATTCGCATCACATTCAGACCTGCGATGGCTCCGGCGTCCTTCGTGGCCTGGCGTTGACTGTCGTTAAAGTACGCTGGAACAGTGATGACCGCGTTCTTCACCGACTGGCCCAGGTATGCTTCGGCCGTTTCCTTCATCTTGGTAAGCACCATCGAGCTGATCTCTTCCGCGGCGAATGTCTTACGCTCGCCTTTGAACTCCACCTGAATCTTTGGTTTGCCGCAATCGTTGACCACCGTGAACGGCCAGTGCTTCAGATCGGCCTGAATCTTGGGGTCGTCATACTTGCGTCCAATCAATCGCTTAGCGTCGAACACTGTGTTTGTGGGGTTCATGGCCACCTGGTTCTTGGCCGCGTCGCCGATGAGCCGCTCTGTGTCCGAGAAGGCAACATAGCTCGGGGTCGTACGGTTGCCCTGGTCGTTGGCGATGATTTCTACCTTTCCATGCTGGAACACACCGACGCACGAGTACGTGGTGCCCAGGTCAATTCCGATTGCAGAAGGCATTTTGTTACTACTGGTTACTGCACACACACTTTTTTCACGAATTTCACTAAAATACTTTTCTTTACGGTGAGTTGTTCAGATTTACTTTGCTTGAACTAACTTTCtgttattttcacttttcaaaatTCTTCGTCGTTTGCGAAAGTCAAATATCTCGCACTTGGCTTAGATCGGTTCACTTGCTCTCTCTTGCTTTGTTGAATATCTTCTGATGAGGACTGCTCGATTCCTCACTATTTATACGCATAGCCCGAAGTTCGAGATGCGATGAGAAACATCCAGAAGCTGCTCGAGTTTCTCACGATTGTTCTCGCAGTATTCCGTCAAGGGTGTATGTATGTGCTATGGAAACAATGTGCCTCGACTGAGTCTCGAGCACTCGAGCAGTTGACGTCAGCTTGAGCTAACGAATGTGCTAgaaagcaaaagaagaaaggGGTACTCTCTTCTATGCCTATTTATGAATACATGAGTAGACGTTTATGTTGATACATCGTTTTTCATAATCgggaaatttttcaagaaaacaaaacggctCGTAACCAATTTTTCTAAGAATGACTAAATTATGTATACTCTACATGTGGTATGCGATTTTTCCTACCGTTTatgcttttcaattttctagatttttcaaaaatgaaaacccatagtttgttttctatattCAATAGATTGCAAAATGTAATGCAAACATTATATTATGTTATCCCTTATTGTGCGTGGATATACAggcagtcctctcgtacagaggtgggggtccggtctcggtggGGATTCGAAGCCACACCGTCCAACTGGTGAGCCTCAGCGCTCATGGTGTACAGAATTATTGCAAACATTAACACAACTTTATATAATCGATATCGATAAATACTGAAGGGTTTTTATTcattgtatatttttattccactttTGCAATACCTAAACTATGGACGAAAGTCTCTTATGATGGTTCCAAGGTGTCTTTGAGTACATGCCAGCAAATACACGATTTTTTGTTGGTCCAACCAAAGATTGTTACACGAATGTTCATGTATGAATAGCATgtggaatttatgataaatcaaaataaatcgaaataacaacaaaacacacaactgAACTATTTCTTAAGCATTATTCTTAGGGCCATTTCTTTTATTCGTAAAAAGCttctaaaatttaaattttatgaattttaaaaaattgcccGCAATTCTACTTACATGTAAACGGAAAggatttttattggttttatttttttacaacttAAATAACCTTTGAGCAAATTGTTTAAGCCTAGAAAAATACCACCAAACGGAACGAGTTCTGCGGAAAGATAGAATAATGTATTTGATGGGAAACAACGATGGAAAGTATCGAAATGGGTTATTTTTAGAGTCAACTTGTGAGAAAGTCCAAAAGTAATTATAGTTCATTTCCTCAAGTGAAAACTTTAATAACCCAATTGTGGCATCCTGGGTTACGGGTGACAGGGATAGAGGGTAGTCAGTACGGATCGGACTCCGAATAAAGAAGGTCGTGTGTGGCGACCACTGCCCGTTGACTCACAGCGTATGCGTTGTTGCAGCAATATACTAACATAGTGGATATGGTATTGATGATGCAGCAGAGAAGAGATAAAACTGACACGGTGTATAAGAATATATTGTATAAGGTGAAGGAGCTTCACGGAGGCAGAGCTACTATTGTTGACATG from Anopheles coustani chromosome 3, idAnoCousDA_361_x.2, whole genome shotgun sequence harbors:
- the LOC131259675 gene encoding cyclin-dependent kinase 2, which translates into the protein MLLKCNLEDVPRMQRIGSYDRVEKIGEGTYGVVYKAKDIHSQKYVALKRIRLDSESEGVPSTAIREISLLKDLKYHTIVELFDVAVIDTSIYMIFEYLDMDLKKMLDRHKNCFTPMLVKSYMHQMLDAIAFCHLNRILHRDLKPQNLLVDREGHLKLADFGLARAVNLPMQIYTHEVITLWYRAPEILLGTKFYCIGVDTWSLGCIFAEMILKRPLFPGDSEIDQLYKIFRQMGTPNEHSWPGVSKLADYKQSFPHWEQQPLPTELQHDFEANTLFCELMVYDPARRLSPKNAMSHPYFDNVGLVRPEM